The genomic interval CACATGGACATCAATGCCAAAGGTGTGATGTATGGAACCAGGGAAGCCGCGGTACGAATGGTCGCAGTCAAAGCGGGTCATATCGTCAATATCGCTTCTCTCGCGGGAGTGGCGCCGATCACGGGGATCGCGCTTTATTCCACTTCTAAATTTGCGGTTCGAGGATTTTCCTTGGCGGTCGCCCAAGAACTCAAAGAGAAGAATGTTTTTGTAACCGTCGTCTGCCCGGACGCGATCAAGACGCCGATGTTGGATCTCCAAAAGGACTATGAACAAGCGTCCATGACGTTTTCCGGAGATAAGGTTCTAACTGCGGATGAGGTATCTCGGATTATCCTTGGACGCGTTCTTTCCAAAAAACCGCTGGAAGTTTTGATTCCGGGAAGCAGAGGAGTTCTTGCAAAAATCGCGAACGTATTTCCCGGAATAAGCGGCTTCCTCGGGCCAATGCTTCGAAAAAAAGGTCTAAAGAAACAGTCAACTTACAAAAAAGGATAAGGGAAGTTAGAATTTCTTAGCGGAGACAAAAGTTCTCCGATTTCCGAAATGCGCGGACCGTTGTTTTAGAATGGTTCGTAAACTGTGCGTTAGGTGAAGAATTCTTCCCGGACTGTTTTCATGGAAAAAATAAAATCAATTCCCGTGCGAGTCATGGCGGGATACGCGGTGGCGGAAATCGGAATCACCGCCGTCGAAGTACTCGCGCAAATCTATCTTTTGGAATTTTTCGTCACGGCGGTCGGCCTCAGGGCTTCGCTCGCTGGATTGGCGCTCGCGGTCGCCGTTCTCTGGGACGCGATCTCGGACCCTTTGATGGGTTATCTTTCCGATCATACAAGAACGAAACTCGGAAAGAGAAGACCTTACATTTTGAGCGGAGGAATTCTTCTTGCGATTTCCATCTATCTTATGTTTTCTCCTCCGTCCTTGGAAACACAGACACAGAAATTCTTCTTTCTATTTTTCGTTTATCTTTTGGTGAACACATCGATGACGATTCTCGCCGTTCCGCATATCGCACTCGGAGGAGAAATGACATTCGCTCCGACCGAAAGAACGAGAATCTTCGGATGGAGATTCTTTTTTAGTAATATAGGATTTATTCTCGTTTTGATTCTTCCTTCCTTTTATTCGGCTTTGTTTCCGAACGAAAACGAAGTCTCTCGGCTTTTGGTCACCAGAAATTACACTTCTCTCACGATCGCGGGCATTCTGGTTCTGACATCCCTCATTGCGTTTTTTTCGACTTCGGGAAGGGACAAAGTGGAGGAATCAAGGCTACCGCAGAATCCGAATCGAAAAACCGAGGTTTCCATCGGACATACTTGGTTCGTTCAGATCACATCCGTTTTTAAAAATCGTTATTTTTTACCTTTGATTCTCGCATTTATCATCGCGACCTTCGGAAGAACCTTCAATTCTTCGATCGTAAATCTATATTATAAATATAGAATTCGTTTAACGGAAGCGGAAATCGGATTGATGATTCTTCTTCCGTTTGTCGTTTGTCTGATTTTATCCATTCTTCTTTGGGTCTACCTTTCCAATCGATACGGAAAAAAATGGCCCGCGTTTTGGGGAGTCCTTCTTTTGGGAATCATGACTTTCGTGGTTTATCCTCTCTTCCCGGAAAGAGGAATCCTTCCGATCTTATTCGCCGCGGTATTCGGAGGATTTTTTGCCGGTGCCGTCCTGCTCTTTGATTCTCTCGTAGCGGATATCGTCGACTACGACGAGCTCAAGATCGGAGAAAAGAGAGAAGGTTGGTTCTTTGGGCTCTGGAAGATGGCGACGAAAGTGGCGAGGGCGCTCGGCTTAGGTTTCGGCGGAATTCTTTTGAGTGGAATCGGTTATCAGGAAGGTTCCGTCGATCAAATCCCGGAACTGGGTTTTCGTCTTTCGATTCTTTTCGGTCCCGTTGTAGGAAGTTTCTTCATCCTCGGCGCTCTGATCTTTCTTTTGATGCCGCTTACGAAAGAACGACATCAAAGAATTCAAAGTCTTCTTTTGAAAAGAAGGGAAATTCGAAAGAAAAGACAGGAACTCGTTTCAAAAGTCTAAAGCAAACGGAAATTAGAATTCTGACGAAAGAAAGGGGACTTCATCGATCTTCTCAACTGGTTTGACCCTCCGCCAAAGATCATTTGTATTCGACCCGGAATTGTATAGAATCAATCAATGCAAATTCTTCTTAAATAAAGTAGACCAAGGTTCTTAACAATCCTTTCCACAAGCGAAAACATGGTTGAAATCGCCGATTGAAAATCCTCACTTTAACCGGTCTTAAACTTTTTCCGAATATTCCGAAGTGCGTCTTGTTTCGATTTTTCTCGAACGGCGGCGCGTAGATTTTTCTTCACAGGAATGTACGACTCGGTGCTTGCCAAGGTTTTGTGACCGAGAAAATCTTTCACCTGAGCCAGGGGAGAACCGTCGGCGATCAGATGAAGGGCTCGACTGTGTCTGAGTGTAAAGACCGTCACCGGACTTGCAATGCCTGCGTTTCTACCGATTTCGGAAATGATTCTTTCCACGTTTCTGGAGGTGGTATGTGATCCTAAACTCTTTCCAGGGAACAGATACGAATTCGCAGAAACCAAGGCTTCCTTTTCATATTTTTTAATCAGAGTTAGAAGTTCCGTGGGAATTTCGACGGTCCTCGATTGCGAAAGAACGCTCGATTTGATCTGAATCCACTTGCGTTTTAGATCCAGATGATTCCACTTCAGCGAAATCAATTCTCCGACTCGAAGACCCCCGAAATATACGAGACCGCACATCAGTTCGTGTTTTGCATTGGAAGATGCAGATTTTAGAATATTCTGCATTTCTTTAAAAGTGATCGCATTCGGATTGTTATACTCTCGAACCGGTCTCTGAAAGTCGCGGAAAAGATCCATTTTCATCACGTCTTCAAAGAACATCTTGAGGGAACTGACATTGATCTGGATCGTTGAGGAAGAAACCCTCTTCTTTTTCAGATGATCCATATAACGATTGAGATCCTTCAGAGTGATTTTCTCCGCCGGTTTATCCGCAAAATTCAAGAAGTCTACGTTGTATTTGAGATACGTATAGGCAGTTGCCTTCTTATAATTTCTCTGGCGAATGATTTTGCTGAGTCTTTCAATCGAATGTTTATTCTTTTTCGGAAGTTCCAATTCTGACATCTCTTCTTTCCTGCCAAATCCGTGCTCGACCCGTTAGGCGTCATTCCACAGATTTCTATTCTTTTTTGTAGCTTTGAAAAAAAGAAATCAAATATTTCCAAATTGTGTCAATTCAAAAGTCAATTTTCTGAAGAATTCTGTCGCAAATCTCTTCGACCTTCAAATCATCTATTGATAGATAGTGATCGGACACGCTTTCGTAGTGAGGAAGTCGAGATTCTAAGATGTTTCGATACGAGGCGACGGCGCTGAGGGCCGGCCGAGTCGGGTCGTTTTGAATTTTTTCTACCAAAACTTCGGTGGAACGGGAAAGACCGACTACGGTCGCAATGGACTTGAGGAGTTCCGTTTTTCTCTCACTTAGGATTTCGTTTCCTTTCAAATCCAAATCGAAAAGAATTCCGCCCCCGCAATCCAGGATGATTCCGCTGGCGTTTTTTAGCCTTTCTAAAATTCGAAATTCAAGATCACGAAACGACTTCCAATTTCCATTATTTCTTTGGATAAATTCCGGAATGGAAATCCCTCCGATTTCATAAACGGCAATCATATCCGTCGAAATTACGGGCATTCCTGTGATCTTAGATAAT from Leptospira stimsonii carries:
- a CDS encoding SDR family NAD(P)-dependent oxidoreductase, with the translated sequence MILFITGCAGGLGKKLAEDAFAAGHSILITDINEKELKKFSAQWKNEKERVLVSKLDVTSPSDWKKVMDLAYKKWGKIDALLNVAGYLLPGYIYEVPAAQIDRHMDINAKGVMYGTREAAVRMVAVKAGHIVNIASLAGVAPITGIALYSTSKFAVRGFSLAVAQELKEKNVFVTVVCPDAIKTPMLDLQKDYEQASMTFSGDKVLTADEVSRIILGRVLSKKPLEVLIPGSRGVLAKIANVFPGISGFLGPMLRKKGLKKQSTYKKG
- a CDS encoding MFS transporter, which translates into the protein MEKIKSIPVRVMAGYAVAEIGITAVEVLAQIYLLEFFVTAVGLRASLAGLALAVAVLWDAISDPLMGYLSDHTRTKLGKRRPYILSGGILLAISIYLMFSPPSLETQTQKFFFLFFVYLLVNTSMTILAVPHIALGGEMTFAPTERTRIFGWRFFFSNIGFILVLILPSFYSALFPNENEVSRLLVTRNYTSLTIAGILVLTSLIAFFSTSGRDKVEESRLPQNPNRKTEVSIGHTWFVQITSVFKNRYFLPLILAFIIATFGRTFNSSIVNLYYKYRIRLTEAEIGLMILLPFVVCLILSILLWVYLSNRYGKKWPAFWGVLLLGIMTFVVYPLFPERGILPILFAAVFGGFFAGAVLLFDSLVADIVDYDELKIGEKREGWFFGLWKMATKVARALGLGFGGILLSGIGYQEGSVDQIPELGFRLSILFGPVVGSFFILGALIFLLMPLTKERHQRIQSLLLKRREIRKKRQELVSKV
- a CDS encoding tyrosine-type recombinase/integrase; its protein translation is MSELELPKKNKHSIERLSKIIRQRNYKKATAYTYLKYNVDFLNFADKPAEKITLKDLNRYMDHLKKKRVSSSTIQINVSSLKMFFEDVMKMDLFRDFQRPVREYNNPNAITFKEMQNILKSASSNAKHELMCGLVYFGGLRVGELISLKWNHLDLKRKWIQIKSSVLSQSRTVEIPTELLTLIKKYEKEALVSANSYLFPGKSLGSHTTSRNVERIISEIGRNAGIASPVTVFTLRHSRALHLIADGSPLAQVKDFLGHKTLASTESYIPVKKNLRAAVREKSKQDALRNIRKKFKTG
- a CDS encoding shikimate kinase — its product is MKKNFALIGPRGVGKSKISRKLSKITGMPVISTDMIAVYEIGGISIPEFIQRNNGNWKSFRDLEFRILERLKNASGIILDCGGGILFDLDLKGNEILSERKTELLKSIATVVGLSRSTEVLVEKIQNDPTRPALSAVASYRNILESRLPHYESVSDHYLSIDDLKVEEICDRILQKIDF